The genomic segment CAATAAAGTAGTGGTGAGCAGTGAGCTTGTGAAGAATCCGGTGGCAGTACGTTATGCTTGGAGTAATAATCCGGAGGATGCCAATCTGTGCAATAAAGAAGGATTGCTGGCATCGCCTTTTAGAACTGATAATTGGTAATAAACTATTTGAAAATTACTATCTGAATAATAATTATAAATTAAGAACTAACATGAAAAACCGAAAAACGCTATTGGCAGTGTTGGCGGGCTTGGCTTTAAGCTCGTGCACTACTCGTGTTACGACGGAAAATGATGCTTCTTTGAAAGGAGTGTTGGGTGATAAATTTTTGGTAGGTGTGGCACTGAATACCCGCCAATCTTCTGGTGTGGATACCGCGGCAGTTAAGATCGTAAAACGCCACTTTAATTCAGTTGTTGCGGAGAACTGTATGAAGTGCCAGACCATTCATCCGGAGGAAGACCGTTACGATTTCAGTCAGGCGGATGAATTCGTAAAATTTGGTGAAGACAATGGAATGTATATAATTGGTCATTGCTTGGTTTGGCATTCTCAACTTGCTCCCTGGTTCTGTGTTGACAAGGATGGCAATAATGTTGCTCCGGAGGTGCTGAAGCAACGGTTGAAAGATCATATCACGACTATTGTCAGCCGCTATAAAGGACGTGTTAAGGGGTGGGATGTTGTGAACGAGGCTATCCTTGAAGACGGTTCCTATCGTAAGAGTAAGTTCTATGAAATCTTGGGAGAAGAATTTATTCCTCTCGCTTTCCAGTATGCGCATGAGGCTGATCCTGAAGCCGAATTATATTATAATGACTATAATATGCATGAAGCAGGGAAGCGTGCAACTGTTGTGAAGCTTGTAAATGACATGAAATCGAAAGGACTTCGTGTCGATGCTATCGGTATGCAGGGCCATGTCGGTCTGGATTACCCTTCTTTGACAGATTTTGAGGAGAGTATGCTTGCTTATGCTTCTACCGGAGCTAAGGTAATGATAACAGAATGGGATATGTCTGCATTGCCTACCTTGAAACGTACTGCCAATGTATCCGATACGGTTGCGTATAAAAAGATGCTGAATCCCTATCCGGAATCTTTGCCCGATAGCGTTTCCCAACAATGGAACAATCGTATGTCTGATTTCTTAAATCTCTTCATTAAACATTCCGATTTTGTGAGTCGTGTAACTGCCTGGGGGGTAAGTGACGGTGATTCTTGGAAGAACGGTTTCCCTGTGAGAGGCCGTAAGGATTATGCTTTGCTCTTCGATCGTGATTATCAGCCGAAAGACTTTATAAAAAAGATATTGGAATAAACTTGGAGGATGTTTTCAGGACTTTTTGAGATAATAGGTTAGTTATAAACATTGATTAGGGCTATTGAGAATGCCCTATATAGACAAACACAAAACATTTTATAAAAAGGGGCTGTCCGACGGATAGCCCCTTACCTTTGCTTACTGTTTGCAAGAGAAGGTATGAAAATGTTCTTAATCCTTTAAACATTCTACCCATGCACAGGATGTTCTGTACATGGGTGAGATGTTTTTAACTACGTTTGATAATGATAGGCTTGTGATTTTCATCATGGTAAGGCATACCGTAACGATTGGATTTCACTCTGCTGTTCATTAGGGAATCAATGGGGGCGTTCAGAGGTCTTACACCTGCAGGAAGCTCTTTGTTGGAGAAAGTTTGGAAATAGCCTACACAAGCATCTCTCCACCATTCGGCGTCATTCTTCTGAATATCCAGTTTTTCGGATACCTCATTAAATATGCTTTCACTGACATAGGGCTTGAGCTTTGCCCATGTCTTTTGGTATCCCTCAACTTGCGAGATACCTTTGTCATAATGCAGGCATATCTCGTCCCAAAGTTCTCTACCTGAAGAAAGTTTATAGTTCCATGGAAGATGATGGAACCAAAGAAGAAGATTTTCAGGACAGGTTTCCAGTGAATTGAATTGTGAAGCCAGCGGTTCATGGTATTGGTCTACATTAGCAGAACCGTTGCGTGTGCGGTCAAATCCCACTCCGTCTTTGTCTGCTTTATGATAGAATATAGGCGACCAGTCGGGACGTCTTATACTATTTTCCCATGGTCCCGGCCCATAATGCGAACCGCCAAATATATGATGGAATCCAAGTGGCATCATGTAATTTACGGCTGTCTCGCGGGAGCTCATCATCATATCCTTGACAGGGATAAGAAATTTCTGTTCATAAGCTGTGGATGTCATTCCTTTGGGTTTGATGAAAGTCTGGCGTGCCCATTCATCTGCAATCTGTTCAGCGCTTAATGTAGGATTCCAGGCAAGGCGGCCGAAAGCATACCAATTGGATTGAGCGAATATGTAACCGCAGAAATTAGGCTCTTGACCGGTATTTGCAACACCTGCAATGGCTTTAACCATTTTCGCTACGGTCGAACCTTTTCCGTCTCTATAAGTATCACTGTCGAGACATTCTTCATAAGTAGTGCCATGGTAGACGAGATGATTGGAGAATCCCAAATATTCTTGAGTAATTTGGAATTCCATCATCATGGGAGTGTTGTATAGCTGTCCGAATAAAGGACTGAAAGGTTCACGTGGCTGAAAATCAATAGGACCGTTTTTTATTTGGATAATAACGTTGTCTGCAAATTGTCCGTCAAGTGATTTGAATTCTTCTACAGCCTGATTGGCTCTGTCGCTGCTGCTAGGGCTGTATACGAAGGCTCTCCACATAATGATTCCGCCATAGGGAGCTACTGCCTCAGCAAGCATATTTGCGCCGTCGGCATGGGTCCGACCATAATCTTGCGGACCGGCCTGCCCTTCGGAATTTGCCTTTACGAGAAAACCACCGAAATCGGGAATGGCAGCGTAGATTTCAGATGCTTTATTTTTCCACCACTGACGTACCTTTGGATCAAGAGGATCTCCTGATTTTAATCCGTCAAGAGTGATAGGACTTGTCCATTTGATGGAGAGGTAGGTGGTTATGCCATATTCTCTGAGTATGTTGGCTATTTGAGCGACTCTTTCGATATGTTCTTTGTCCAAGATAAGAGGATTGGCATTGACGTTGTTGAGGACAGCACCGTTCAACCCCACAGAGGCACAGAGCTCACCATAGTGGTGGATTCTCTTTGCGGGAATTTCTTTTGCTGTCCATTCCCACATGGATAGTCCGGCATAACCTCTTTCCACAGTATCATCAAGATTGTCCCAATGGTTGAGAATACGGTATTCGTAATATGGTTTTTCGTGAATATCCAGGTCGGTATTGGCTTTACCGAGGACCTCTGCCCTTTGCAGGGCATACACTCCATAGCGGATTGCCGCTTGCGAACCGCCATCGATATAGCGTTTGCCATCGGCATTGTAAATGTGATACTCTTCTTTGGAAAGAGCACTGTCTATCCGGGTCTCAACCGAACCCAACACTTCTTCATAGCTTCGTCCGTTTGCCAGCCAAAGCATGGTTCCATCCTGGTCTATAGGCTCGGGAGTATTGCATGCCGAGAAATTCAGTATGGAAAAAATAATAATAATAAAAGTTTTAATGTTCTTCATATAGGCATTTATTTAATTAATTTAGAAGAGGGAGCTCCGAGGTATGATGATTTGAGACCACCGAAATCTATAAGCATTTTTTCCATTACAACGCCTGGATCTACAAACCTGAAACGAAGGTCATGTCTGCCGGCTTGCCCAAAATCAACTTCCATATCTGTTTTGATGATGCTGGCAGCTTGCCATGGGCCGACTTTACCACTATAATGACCGTTGAAATTAATAATCTGTTCTTGTCCACCGTCTACGCTAATGGCAAAGCATAGTCCTTTGTTTGCATTGAAGTTCAGGGTGGGAGCAAGCAATATGCTTAGTTTTGCTTTACCTGAAGATACAGTTTCGATTTCGTATTCTACATAGGCATTATCCGGAGTTACGGAAGCAGGCAGAGTAGTGACAGCACATTCTGTTTTGCCGAGGTCGGGAATTACGGTAGCCTTGTGGTTGTTTTTGAAGTTACCTGCTTCTATAGAAATGTATCCATCGGTTTCCTTATGGCATAAGTAAGCGGCTTCATCGGATTTTTTCACCTTGGGCATAACTTGTTTTTCAGGTTGTTGCCAATAGGTGTATCCGATGTGTACCTGATCCATCATATGATCCCATTTTCCATTTGCGATTTCATGGTTATAATGAGCACAAAGCAAGGAGTCTCTTTCGTATAGCTTTTCAACGCGCTGTGCCCAATAGTTGATTTCTGTTGGGGATTCTGCTTTAGCATTCATCGCTACGGAGTAATACATTTCGTAGATGTTCTGCATAGCTTGAATTGGGAATAGGACGAGTTCTTCATATGCATCATACCAACGGGGATCGAGTTTCTGATAGACTCTCAAGGCTCGCAGTTCCAAATTATTCCATTCTCTGACAACGGTAGGCCATTCATCATAGCTGAACTGATATGTATTTGCATTCAGTAGCTCGGGAGTGACTCTACGTGCATATTTGCTGTAAAGTTTAATAATGTCTGCTATCTCTTTGGCATGCTCTTCGCCGAATTGTTGTGCAGCAAAGGTTATGGTATGTTCGAATATATTATTAGGATTGAAAGCTTCAGGCCGCCAAGCCATATCAAGGAAAAATTGGATGGGATACTCCATAGGTTTCAAGTCACCTACATTTACGATCCAAAGTTTCCTGACACCGTACTCATAACAGAGATTCATCTGTTCCCATACGCGTTCCACCTGATTGCAGTTTAGCCATTTGTAGTTTCTGGGGCCACCTACATAGTCAAAGTGGTAATACATACCATAGCCACCTTTACGGGGTTTATCTGTTAATGAAGGCAGTTTTCTTACATTGCCCCAATTGTCATCGCAAAGCAATAATGTGATGTCATCAGGGACACGCATCCCCTTGTCGTAATACTCTTGTACTTCTTTATATAGTGCCCATACTTGAGGAGTTGCGGAAATCTTCTTGCCTGTAACTTTAGTTATGATTTTACGTTGGTCTTTGACAATATTCTGTAATAGATCAATATTGGCATCTTTGCTCATCGGCATATCGCCATCTCCGCGCATACCTATGGTAATTACAGACTCCCAATCTTTACAACGTTCCATTCCTTTTGTCCAGAAATCCCGGAGTACGGTGGCATTTTGGGTATAATCCCAGGCGCCTGTTCCGCGACGCTTCCAGTCTTGTTGAGCTAATCCCATCGGCTCATGGTGGGAAGTTCCCATTACAATTCCCATTTCATCTGCCAATACTCCATTTTGCACATCATCATCATAGAAAGCGCTGGCCCACATGGCAGGCCACATGAAGTTACCTTTCAAACGAAGTATGAGTTCAAAAACTTTTTCATAAAACTGGCTGTTGAAGCCGCCAAAGGCTTTTTGTGTCCAGTTTCCCAAGGCAGGCCATTCGTCGTTCAAGAAGATTCCTCGGTATTCTATGGCTGGTTCTCCATCCGTATAACTACCTGGGAGAATTGAAATATTATTTTGGCGTTTTACAGGAACATCTGCCCAATAGTACCAAGGGGATACGCCCATTTGAGAAGACAGTTCATAGATGCCATAGATGGTGCCTCTTTTATCACTACCTGCAATCACTACGGCTTCTTCCACTCCTTCCAGTGGCTGTTTAATAGTACATAGAATGTATTTCTCACGTTTCCCTTTTAATTCGTCGGCTGGAATTTTTCCCGATGATATAAGTCGTTTTATCCAGTTGCTACGGTCAATAGAACCGATAATCAATACTCGCTTTTCTGTAACGGTATTTGTTATAAAGGGCTTTACGTTGGTTACTGCTTGTGCATCTGTCTGTAAATTTGTAATGGCTCTCAGTACTCCTTTGTACTCTTCATTATCTACCAATATCGGACAAGACTTGTCTTTCTGTATCCATTCAAAACCGACACCGTCATTTGTTACAAAACGTTCGGCAGCTTTTAGCGGTAACTGCCAACACATACTTGCTAAAAATAAAATAATACAAAAGTTATATTTTTTCATAATATCAATATTTATAAAAAAACCGCTTGCAGATACCTTGGGACATCTACAAGCGGTTTCGATGAATACCTATTGCGAACTTATCCTAAAAAGACAGTTATCTGTATTCAGGATTTTGGTAGTTCTTTTTCTCGTCAGCACTCATTTCCATACCGTCAAGTTGTCCTTGTGGGATAGGACGTAAATAATGTCCGGGTTTGATAGTACGCGTATAAGTAACGATGTTGCGATCCCCTTTATTATCTCCGCAGATTTCGTAGCTATCGGCATATTCGTTCCACTTTTGTGTGCGGACAAGGTCGAACCAACGATAACCCTCACCATAGAATTCACGTGAACGTTCATCTAGGATGAAATTGATGTCAATTGTTGCCGGAGTTTCAGCTGTTAATTGAGAACCATAGTCCTCGTCCATTTCTTCGTTTTCTGCATTACTGAATGTCCATTTTCCAGCACGATCGCGTAAAACATTAACTAATTCACGCGCACTCTTATCAGGCTTAGTTGTTGCACCTTTTACTGCAGCTTCTGCTGCAATAAGGTAAAGTTCGGAGAACTTGGCAATATTGTATGGACGTGTGCTACCGGCATTCGGCTGGCCTGCGCCAGTACCGTTATCTGTACGATAGGGACCAAGTTTCCAAAGACCTGGATATACGCGGCGGCTGATTGCACTGGGGCCCATAACATAATAACTGTATCCTGCTATAACTCCTGCTCCAGTATTGCTATTGCCTGCACCATCCGGATATTGAATGCTGGGATCATCTTCAGAGAGGAACTTTAATAACGGTTCTCCTTCAGTTACTTCCATGCCATTAGCTCCTATAACGGTTGTCCAATCTTTTCCATTTGTAGACCAGTTACCGCGGTAAACAGTTGTAAATGTTCCGTCGTAGCGGGAATCTTTGGCTTTATCCTTAAACGTTTTTGTGAATACACCATGAGGAGGAGCCATACGAGTCCATGGGCGTCCATAGGCTTGTTCTGCGACACGAATTACGGGTGAAATAGTATTACCATCTTTGTCTTTAGCTTGGATGTCTGTGTAGTTCCAATTCATCATCCAGCCTGCAAAGTTATCAGGAGCGCCACCGCTACCATAAGTCAAGCTACCACCATTGTAATATTCATCTTCTTGCGTATGATCTGCATATAACAGAATTTCTTTGTTACGATCGTATGGGCCGGCGTTAACTTGGTAGAAACTTTCCATCAAACCATATGGGCCAGGATTGTCAATAGCTTCAGTTGCAATATCATAAGCTTGCTGATAATACCATGCTGCATCGTGTCCATCGGGATCTGTGCGGTTACATTCCGGATATGTTGGAATATTATTAGGATTTTCCAACCACCAACCATAAGTCAGATATGCTTTTGACAAGTATAAACGCGCTACAGTCTTAGTAACCCCACCTGTTACGCGAGGTTTATCCGGCAATTCGGTGACAGCTGTCTTTAAATCGGGAAAAACTGCTTTAGTGTACACTTCAGGAACGGTGTTACGTACGGAAGTACGTGAAGTTGATATGTTGAATTTTAATTCACCGGCACCCAAATCCAATGGCACACCGCCGAAAGTCTGTACCAATAAAAAATAGTCCATACCGCGGAAGAAATGTGCTTCAGCGAGAAGTGCATCAGAAACACCTACTTTAGATCCATTTTCAATAACACCATTAGCTGTATTGATATTAGAGAAAGCTGTTCCCCACAATACATCCGAACGACTGCTACTAGCTGTCAAACTTCCTACGCCTGATAAGTCGGCGTCTTTAAAGTTTCCATCAGCGGATTGAGCATAAGTTGCTTCATCCGTTCCTGTCAAACAAGAATTGTAATAGTATGCTTGTCCGTAAATGTAACGTAAGTGTGCATACATGGAAGTTATACCACCTTCTACACCTCTTTCAGTTTGAAAGAAGGTTGGTTCATAAATACTACGTGGCTGTTCGTCCAGAATATCTGAGCAAGAAGTTGCAAAGATTAAGGCTAATGCCGTAGTTCCTAGAACTCTTATATTAGTAAATGTTGGTTTCATAGTTTCAAAGCTTAATTAGAATGTCAAGTTAATGCCGAATAAATAATTACGTGTGGAAGGAGCATTGGTTCCCACAGTCAAGAAGCGTCTTTGAATGCCACTTGTTACTGCCACATTCTCATTGCCATAAGAGTTGGTTTCCGGATCCAGACCTGTTTCTTTATGGAATGGAGAACATATAACAAACGGGTTCTGTATTGATACATAGGCACGCAAGCTTTGGATACCAAAATTCTTCAGCCATTTCTGTTCATCGAATTTGTAACCTAAAGAAATGTTGCGGACTTTCCAATAAGAAGCGTCAAAATAGCCTAATGTACTACCATATTTGGGATTATCACCACTTTGGATACCACCCGGCTTCGGATATTTGGCATTGGTGTTTTCTTCTGTCCAATAGTCCACATCTACTTGACCTCTACGACCGGTCAGCATATTCAGATAACCGTTGGAGTGATGCAATGTACTGATGAGTTTTCCACCACATTTAAACGCTGTGATGACATTCAGATCAAATCCCTTATAGGCAACGCGTGTGCTGAAACCACCTGTGAATTTCGGTTCCATACTGATAATTTGGCGGTCGTCTGGTCCGATCTGACGGACAGGGGTACCATCTTCATTATATTCACCGGTATATTTTACTTTAATCATACCAACGTTTCCGCCTGGTTCCAAGATATCAAGATAAGGGTCACCTTCTTGCCATAGACCTATTTTTTCATAGTCATAAATTGCATCAATAGGATGGCCGACAAACCAGTTGTTGGCTTCATCACGATCTGCTCCGGATGCTAATTCTGTCAGTTTATTGCGGTTTGCTGATATATTAATACTTGCATCCCAAGTCCATCCGTTGTGGTTGTCAAGAATTGTCCCGTTTAAAGTAAATTCCACACCTTTATTTTCGGTCTTTCCTACGTTACCTACATAACTGCTTACACCTGAAGTTGAAGGAAGATTAACGTTTTGCAACAAATCGGATGTCTTCTGAATGTAATATTCAAATGTTCCCGATAAGCGACCGCCAAACAAAGTGAAATCCAAACCGAAGTTCCATGTAGAAGAATATTCCCAACCTAAATCATAATTCGGCAATGCAGAAACATAGTAGCCGGTAGCATAGCCAGTAGGTCCGAAGTTATAAGGACGTGTAGATAATTTTCCCCATGTGGAATATGGGTTTACGGCCTGATTGGAAGTTTGTCCGTATCCCACGCGTACTTTAAGGATATCTAACCATTCAAGGTCATCCATAAATGACTCTTGACCAATATTCCAACCTGCAGATACAGCCGGGTATGTATGCCATTGATGACCTTTTGCCAAGCGGGAAGATGCATCGGCACGAACAGTTGCCATCAACATATAGCGGTTATCGTAGGTGTACATGGCACGTCCCATCCAAGACATCAAACCGCTTTTCTGGTAATCCCAATTGTCCGGATTAACTGTAATATTGCCTTCTGCACGACCTAAATTATAGTATTGCAAATATTCTGCAGGAATGTCACGTGCAGCAATATGCGATTTGGTGTAAACGGTTTCCTCAGCAGAATACATACCTACGATGTTCAGCTGGTGCTTACCAAATGTACGGTCGTAAGTTATTAGGTTCTCTACTGCCCAATTAGTTGTTTCTGTGTGTTCCAGAGATGCAGTAGAAGGAGTATCAGCAGTTGAACTGTTTATACCTTCACCAGTAAAGACACCACCTTTGGTAGAACGGTAGTTCAGACCTAGGTTGACACGATATTTTAAACCTTTAACCCATGGGCATTGTACTTCTGCAAAAAGGTTGTTATAGGTACCAAAACCTTTCTTCTCATTCAACCAACTATCTTCTAAATCTTCTACCAGGTCACGTGTTACAACAAAGTTTTCATCCTGACTGTTGAGCTTAACTGTTCTCTTCAGGCTTCCGTCTGCATTGTATGGGTTGGCGAGCGGAGTGTTGTTAAGTACGCTATACGGGCCGACATTAGAACCTTTGGTTATATTGTAATTGCTATTAGTCGTTAATCCGAAACGGAAGTATTTACCTACGCCTTGGTCAAATGAGCCTCGTAATGAGTAACGGGTGTAATTCTGTGTAGGAATAACGCCCTGATCTTTATAGTAGGCCGCACCAAAACTGTAACTTCCATTGTTTGTGCCACCAGCTACGCTGACATCATGGCTGTTTACCATACCTGTGCGGTATAGAAGATCCTGCCAGTCAGTATTTGTATCGTCTGATTCGTCTAAGGAGTTTTCGAATTTACCGGCATATTTACGCATCTCAGCATATTTTGGTCCGTCCATCATCGGATATTTAGAGAATACAGATTTTGCACCTACATAACCATTATATGTAAATTTGGCGGGTGTACCTTGTGCTCCTCTGTTCGTTGTGATTAAAATGACACCATTGGCACCACGTGAACCATAAATAGCTGTGGAAGAAGCGTCTTTCAGAATATCCATACTTTTAATGTCACCGGGGTTGATATCAGACAAGTTTCCCATAAAAGGAATACCATCCAATACTACTAACGGGTCATTAGAAGCTGTTAGTGAACGAGTACCACGAATACGGATTTGCATGGTAGCACCAGGCTGTGAAGACGTCTGCGTCATGTCCACACCGGCTACACGATTTTGCAAGGCGTATGTAATATTTGTAGAAGGCATTTCTTGCAATTTATCGCCGCCTACTGATGCGATAGACCCCGTTACATCTGATT from the Bacteroides eggerthii genome contains:
- a CDS encoding endo-1,4-beta-xylanase, with amino-acid sequence MKNRKTLLAVLAGLALSSCTTRVTTENDASLKGVLGDKFLVGVALNTRQSSGVDTAAVKIVKRHFNSVVAENCMKCQTIHPEEDRYDFSQADEFVKFGEDNGMYIIGHCLVWHSQLAPWFCVDKDGNNVAPEVLKQRLKDHITTIVSRYKGRVKGWDVVNEAILEDGSYRKSKFYEILGEEFIPLAFQYAHEADPEAELYYNDYNMHEAGKRATVVKLVNDMKSKGLRVDAIGMQGHVGLDYPSLTDFEESMLAYASTGAKVMITEWDMSALPTLKRTANVSDTVAYKKMLNPYPESLPDSVSQQWNNRMSDFLNLFIKHSDFVSRVTAWGVSDGDSWKNGFPVRGRKDYALLFDRDYQPKDFIKKILE
- a CDS encoding glycosyl hydrolase family 67 middle domain-containing protein → MKNIKTFIIIIFSILNFSACNTPEPIDQDGTMLWLANGRSYEEVLGSVETRIDSALSKEEYHIYNADGKRYIDGGSQAAIRYGVYALQRAEVLGKANTDLDIHEKPYYEYRILNHWDNLDDTVERGYAGLSMWEWTAKEIPAKRIHHYGELCASVGLNGAVLNNVNANPLILDKEHIERVAQIANILREYGITTYLSIKWTSPITLDGLKSGDPLDPKVRQWWKNKASEIYAAIPDFGGFLVKANSEGQAGPQDYGRTHADGANMLAEAVAPYGGIIMWRAFVYSPSSSDRANQAVEEFKSLDGQFADNVIIQIKNGPIDFQPREPFSPLFGQLYNTPMMMEFQITQEYLGFSNHLVYHGTTYEECLDSDTYRDGKGSTVAKMVKAIAGVANTGQEPNFCGYIFAQSNWYAFGRLAWNPTLSAEQIADEWARQTFIKPKGMTSTAYEQKFLIPVKDMMMSSRETAVNYMMPLGFHHIFGGSHYGPGPWENSIRRPDWSPIFYHKADKDGVGFDRTRNGSANVDQYHEPLASQFNSLETCPENLLLWFHHLPWNYKLSSGRELWDEICLHYDKGISQVEGYQKTWAKLKPYVSESIFNEVSEKLDIQKNDAEWWRDACVGYFQTFSNKELPAGVRPLNAPIDSLMNSRVKSNRYGMPYHDENHKPIIIKRS
- a CDS encoding glycosyl hydrolase 115 family protein translates to MKKYNFCIILFLASMCWQLPLKAAERFVTNDGVGFEWIQKDKSCPILVDNEEYKGVLRAITNLQTDAQAVTNVKPFITNTVTEKRVLIIGSIDRSNWIKRLISSGKIPADELKGKREKYILCTIKQPLEGVEEAVVIAGSDKRGTIYGIYELSSQMGVSPWYYWADVPVKRQNNISILPGSYTDGEPAIEYRGIFLNDEWPALGNWTQKAFGGFNSQFYEKVFELILRLKGNFMWPAMWASAFYDDDVQNGVLADEMGIVMGTSHHEPMGLAQQDWKRRGTGAWDYTQNATVLRDFWTKGMERCKDWESVITIGMRGDGDMPMSKDANIDLLQNIVKDQRKIITKVTGKKISATPQVWALYKEVQEYYDKGMRVPDDITLLLCDDNWGNVRKLPSLTDKPRKGGYGMYYHFDYVGGPRNYKWLNCNQVERVWEQMNLCYEYGVRKLWIVNVGDLKPMEYPIQFFLDMAWRPEAFNPNNIFEHTITFAAQQFGEEHAKEIADIIKLYSKYARRVTPELLNANTYQFSYDEWPTVVREWNNLELRALRVYQKLDPRWYDAYEELVLFPIQAMQNIYEMYYSVAMNAKAESPTEINYWAQRVEKLYERDSLLCAHYNHEIANGKWDHMMDQVHIGYTYWQQPEKQVMPKVKKSDEAAYLCHKETDGYISIEAGNFKNNHKATVIPDLGKTECAVTTLPASVTPDNAYVEYEIETVSSGKAKLSILLAPTLNFNANKGLCFAISVDGGQEQIINFNGHYSGKVGPWQAASIIKTDMEVDFGQAGRHDLRFRFVDPGVVMEKMLIDFGGLKSSYLGAPSSKLIK
- a CDS encoding RagB/SusD family nutrient uptake outer membrane protein, translating into MKPTFTNIRVLGTTALALIFATSCSDILDEQPRSIYEPTFFQTERGVEGGITSMYAHLRYIYGQAYYYNSCLTGTDEATYAQSADGNFKDADLSGVGSLTASSSRSDVLWGTAFSNINTANGVIENGSKVGVSDALLAEAHFFRGMDYFLLVQTFGGVPLDLGAGELKFNISTSRTSVRNTVPEVYTKAVFPDLKTAVTELPDKPRVTGGVTKTVARLYLSKAYLTYGWWLENPNNIPTYPECNRTDPDGHDAAWYYQQAYDIATEAIDNPGPYGLMESFYQVNAGPYDRNKEILLYADHTQEDEYYNGGSLTYGSGGAPDNFAGWMMNWNYTDIQAKDKDGNTISPVIRVAEQAYGRPWTRMAPPHGVFTKTFKDKAKDSRYDGTFTTVYRGNWSTNGKDWTTVIGANGMEVTEGEPLLKFLSEDDPSIQYPDGAGNSNTGAGVIAGYSYYVMGPSAISRRVYPGLWKLGPYRTDNGTGAGQPNAGSTRPYNIAKFSELYLIAAEAAVKGATTKPDKSARELVNVLRDRAGKWTFSNAENEEMDEDYGSQLTAETPATIDINFILDERSREFYGEGYRWFDLVRTQKWNEYADSYEICGDNKGDRNIVTYTRTIKPGHYLRPIPQGQLDGMEMSADEKKNYQNPEYR
- a CDS encoding SusC/RagA family TonB-linked outer membrane protein, producing MKCTTYYFRPLGLLLLLCLIPLCSIAQNIMVKGIVKDNFGEPVIGANVTEKGTTNGMITDLDGNFSLTVQKNATLVISYIGYVTQEIAIKGNTNLNITLKEDSKALEEVVVIGYGTARKSDVTGSIASVGGDKLQEMPSTNITYALQNRVAGVDMTQTSSQPGATMQIRIRGTRSLTASNDPLVVLDGIPFMGNLSDINPGDIKSMDILKDASSTAIYGSRGANGVILITTNRGAQGTPAKFTYNGYVGAKSVFSKYPMMDGPKYAEMRKYAGKFENSLDESDDTNTDWQDLLYRTGMVNSHDVSVAGGTNNGSYSFGAAYYKDQGVIPTQNYTRYSLRGSFDQGVGKYFRFGLTTNSNYNITKGSNVGPYSVLNNTPLANPYNADGSLKRTVKLNSQDENFVVTRDLVEDLEDSWLNEKKGFGTYNNLFAEVQCPWVKGLKYRVNLGLNYRSTKGGVFTGEGINSSTADTPSTASLEHTETTNWAVENLITYDRTFGKHQLNIVGMYSAEETVYTKSHIAARDIPAEYLQYYNLGRAEGNITVNPDNWDYQKSGLMSWMGRAMYTYDNRYMLMATVRADASSRLAKGHQWHTYPAVSAGWNIGQESFMDDLEWLDILKVRVGYGQTSNQAVNPYSTWGKLSTRPYNFGPTGYATGYYVSALPNYDLGWEYSSTWNFGLDFTLFGGRLSGTFEYYIQKTSDLLQNVNLPSTSGVSSYVGNVGKTENKGVEFTLNGTILDNHNGWTWDASINISANRNKLTELASGADRDEANNWFVGHPIDAIYDYEKIGLWQEGDPYLDILEPGGNVGMIKVKYTGEYNEDGTPVRQIGPDDRQIISMEPKFTGGFSTRVAYKGFDLNVITAFKCGGKLISTLHHSNGYLNMLTGRRGQVDVDYWTEENTNAKYPKPGGIQSGDNPKYGSTLGYFDASYWKVRNISLGYKFDEQKWLKNFGIQSLRAYVSIQNPFVICSPFHKETGLDPETNSYGNENVAVTSGIQRRFLTVGTNAPSTRNYLFGINLTF